One Drosophila subobscura isolate 14011-0131.10 chromosome U, UCBerk_Dsub_1.0, whole genome shotgun sequence DNA window includes the following coding sequences:
- the LOC117900809 gene encoding uncharacterized protein LOC117900809, with amino-acid sequence MSSVLDKLWSQQFREAATSVYTIIAVTVVVGFLIFKRKRFNRDTYDEQDYCDAGHTPLKEPLSGLVLTKKLLAEFNCNNKDGRYLVALRNVVYDVSHESEDFGPTGSYARWSGHELTEIISAEARRNKKNVPESLQEWSAILDDCFFVAGELIETDEQAAGDAFLDVPEEDVADDVAEDAEDDLQARGDSIRWDDSDKTIIPNP; translated from the coding sequence ATGTCATCTGTGTTGGATAAGCTTTGGAGCCAGCAGTTTCGTGAGGCAGCTACCTCGGTGTACACCATTATAGCTGTCACGGTCGTGGTAGGGTTTTTGATCTTTAAGCGGAAGCGCTTCAACCGGGACACCTACGACGAGCAGGACTACTGCGATGCTGGCCACACCCCACTGAAAGAGCCGCTAAGTGGCCTCGTGCTGACCAAGAAGCTGCTCGCCGAATTCAATTGCAACAATAAGGACGGCCGATATCTGGTGGCCTTGCGGAACGTTGTCTACGATGTTTCGCATGAAAGCGAAGACTTTGGTCCGACTGGCAGCTACGCCAGGTGGTCGGGCCATGAACTCACCGAAATAATTTCAGCAGAAGCGAGACGCAACAAGAAAAATGTTCCGGAGAGTTTGCAAGAATGGAGCGCAATACTGGACGACTGCTTCTTTGTTGCCGGGGAGCTCATCGAAACCGATGAACAAGCTGCAGGCGATGCCTTTCTAGATGTTCCCGAGGAAGACGTAGCTGATGATGTAGCTGAAGATGCTGAAGACGATCTTCAGGCACGCGGCGATAGTATCCGCTGGGACGATAGTGACAAGACCATTATTCCCAACCCATAA